A region of Triplophysa dalaica isolate WHDGS20190420 chromosome 20, ASM1584641v1, whole genome shotgun sequence DNA encodes the following proteins:
- the si:ch73-290k24.5 gene encoding F-box only protein 41 isoform X2 yields the protein MSASTKLPPRCPNCGETCPSCDHTCPALCVTPRRRSEGVPASLQESDMHLDLLDALSLARPLRKIFIQRDSPSVVPTSLSPLLAEGDEGGAVTRLGVPWLGRLALEARLQQLALEVQERVSLRLETLQEEVKRRSVEVRRARRESERMDSERREAEERAARLERQVDISVEMLADLRYELREREQQLQRKQQEVCELDRYVRDTALREASAKTRLQRFIEDILERAERAELQLENIHLHDDVTFPHRHPTGSRASGYQRSNSVSGKVSSHRCDHRASPGYRYEVRRPRTLSVGSGGCEGHWRGGGLYHQHMLCLDGGSGSHWLIQNTHTDSDNCSLYTTRSQDDSEYRTYGRTGRDVLEERTSIDSLVCSERLRLKAGLFCVFIYLDTHSLLTAAEVCKDWSSVARHPAVWTRVTLENARVSSKFLMTLSQWCCQTQSFVLQNLKPRPRNKKESKDEHLKATRGCLEAGLEAVLKSAGRSLVALSISHCPNVLTDRSLWLISCHCRSLQSLTYRSASDPAGQEVIWALGAGCRDITTLQVAPLQPCSQPSRFSNRCLQTIGRCWPNLCRVGVGGAGCGVQGLASLVRNCVNLCELELNHMNEVNQDGAADICKDGLQQLHTLTLISTPVTAKAILHFKSVCVNLRRIVVQLSIADYFEDIENEEAQRLFAEIISNIQMLRKRSVLSDVLHITSK from the exons ATGTCCGCCAGCACGAAGCTGCCACCCCGCTGCCCTAACTGCGGCGAGACGTGTCCATCATGTGACCACACCTGCCCGGCGCTCTGTGTGACTCCACGACGGAGATCTGAGGGGGTGCCGGCGTCATTACAGGAGAGCGACATGCACCTTGATCTCCTGGATGCCCTCAGTCTGGCCCGTCCGCTCCGAAAGATCTTCATCCAGAGAGACTCACCGTCTGTCGTCCCCACgtctctctctccgctgctggcGGAGGGGGACGAGGGTGGCGCAGTGACTCGGTTGGGTGTGCCGTGGCTGGGCCGGCTGGCACTGGAGGCTCGTCTTCAGCAGCTGGCGCTGGAGGTGCAGGAGCGGGTGTCCCTCAGACTGGAGACTCTGCAGGAGGAGGTGAAGAGGAGGAGCGTGGAGGTGAGGAGAgcgaggagagagagcgagaggatGGACAGTGAGAGACGCGAGGCAGAGGAGAGAGCGGCACGGCTGGAGCGGCAGGTGGACATCTCTGTAGAGATGCTGGCCGACCTCAGATATGAGCTGAGAGAACGAGAACAACAACTCCAGCGCAAACAACA ggaAGTGTGTGAACTGGACCGGTATGTGCGGGACACGGCGCTGCGCGAGGCGAGCGCAAAGACTCGGCTTCAGCGTTTCATAGAAGACATCCTGGAGAGAGCAGAGAGGGCGGAGCTTCAGCTGGAGAACATCCACTTACACGATGATGTCACTTTCCCTCACAGACACCCGACAGGAAGCAGAGCATCAGGGTACCAG AGGAGCAACAGTGTGTCAGGAAAAGTGTCTTCACATCGGTGTGATCACAGAGCTTCTCCAGGCTACAG GTATGAGGTCAGAAGGCCACGCACGCTGTCTGTGGGGTCAGGAGGATGTGAAGGTCACTGGAGGGGCGGTGGACTCTATCATCAGCACATGTTGTGTCTGGACGGCGGTTCTGGTTCTCACTGGCTGatccagaacacacacacagactcagaTAACTGCTCGCTCTACACCACACGATCACAGGACGACAGTGAGTACAGGACATACGGCAGGACag gTCGGGATGTCTTGGAAGAGAGAACCAGCATTGATTCACTTGTGTGTTCTGAGCGTCTCAGACTGAAAGCAGGActgttctgtgtgtttatcTATCTGGACACACACTCCCTCCTTACTGCTGcagag gtgtgtaaGGATTGGAGTAGTGTTGCACGACACCCTGCTGTCTGGACCAGAGTAACACTCGAGAATGCGCGAGTTTCTTCAAAG tttttgATGACCCTGTCTCAGTGGTGCTGTCAAACACAATCTTTTGTTCTACAAAACCTCAAACCTCGCCCCCGaaacaagaaagaaagcaaAGATGAGCATTTGAAAGCCAcaag AGGCTGTCTGGAGGCGGGTCTGGAGGCGGTGCTTAAGTCAGCAGGGCGGAGTCTCGTGGCTCTGAGCATCTCTCATTGCCCAAACGTTTTGACGGACAGGTCGCTGTGGCTCATCAGCTGTCACTGTAGATCGCTGCAGTCTCTCACGTACAG AAGCGCATCTGATCCGGCGGGCCAAGAGGTGATTTGGGCTCTGGGGGCAGGATGCAGGGACATCACCACACTGCAAGTCGCACCGCTGCAGCCCTG TTCGCAGCCCAGTCGCTTTAGTAACCGTTGCCTGCAGACGATTGGTCGATGCTGGCCGAACCTGTGCCGGGTGGGCGTGGGCGGCGCTGGATGTGGTGTTCAGGGATTGGCCTCTCTGG TGAGAAACTGTGTGAATCTGTGTGAGCTGGAGTTGAATCACATGAATGAAGTGAATCAGGACGGGGCGGCAGACATCTGCAAAGACGGACTACAACAACTACACACACTTACCCTCATCTCCACACCCGTCACCGCTAAAGCCATCCTACACTTTAAAA gtgtttgtgtgaatcTGAGGCGTATTGTTGTACAGTTGAGTATAGCCGATTATTTTGAGGACATTGAGAATGAAGAAGCTCAGCGGCTCTTTGCGGAGATCATCAGTAATATACAG aTGTTGAGAAAAAGATCAGTCCTGTCCGATGTGCTGCACATCACATCAAAGTGA
- the si:ch73-290k24.5 gene encoding F-box only protein 41 isoform X1: protein MSASTKLPPRCPNCGETCPSCDHTCPALCVTPRRRSEGVPASLQESDMHLDLLDALSLARPLRKIFIQRDSPSVVPTSLSPLLAEGDEGGAVTRLGVPWLGRLALEARLQQLALEVQERVSLRLETLQEEVKRRSVEVRRARRESERMDSERREAEERAARLERQVDISVEMLADLRYELREREQQLQRKQQEVCELDRYVRDTALREASAKTRLQRFIEDILERAERAELQLENIHLHDDVTFPHRHPTGSRASGYQRSNSVSGKVSSHRCDHRASPGYRYEVRRPRTLSVGSGGCEGHWRGGGLYHQHMLCLDGGSGSHWLIQNTHTDSDNCSLYTTRSQDDSDLCVLWSVCVCSGRDVLEERTSIDSLVCSERLRLKAGLFCVFIYLDTHSLLTAAEVCKDWSSVARHPAVWTRVTLENARVSSKFLMTLSQWCCQTQSFVLQNLKPRPRNKKESKDEHLKATRGCLEAGLEAVLKSAGRSLVALSISHCPNVLTDRSLWLISCHCRSLQSLTYRSASDPAGQEVIWALGAGCRDITTLQVAPLQPCSQPSRFSNRCLQTIGRCWPNLCRVGVGGAGCGVQGLASLVRNCVNLCELELNHMNEVNQDGAADICKDGLQQLHTLTLISTPVTAKAILHFKSVCVNLRRIVVQLSIADYFEDIENEEAQRLFAEIISNIQMLRKRSVLSDVLHITSK from the exons ATGTCCGCCAGCACGAAGCTGCCACCCCGCTGCCCTAACTGCGGCGAGACGTGTCCATCATGTGACCACACCTGCCCGGCGCTCTGTGTGACTCCACGACGGAGATCTGAGGGGGTGCCGGCGTCATTACAGGAGAGCGACATGCACCTTGATCTCCTGGATGCCCTCAGTCTGGCCCGTCCGCTCCGAAAGATCTTCATCCAGAGAGACTCACCGTCTGTCGTCCCCACgtctctctctccgctgctggcGGAGGGGGACGAGGGTGGCGCAGTGACTCGGTTGGGTGTGCCGTGGCTGGGCCGGCTGGCACTGGAGGCTCGTCTTCAGCAGCTGGCGCTGGAGGTGCAGGAGCGGGTGTCCCTCAGACTGGAGACTCTGCAGGAGGAGGTGAAGAGGAGGAGCGTGGAGGTGAGGAGAgcgaggagagagagcgagaggatGGACAGTGAGAGACGCGAGGCAGAGGAGAGAGCGGCACGGCTGGAGCGGCAGGTGGACATCTCTGTAGAGATGCTGGCCGACCTCAGATATGAGCTGAGAGAACGAGAACAACAACTCCAGCGCAAACAACA ggaAGTGTGTGAACTGGACCGGTATGTGCGGGACACGGCGCTGCGCGAGGCGAGCGCAAAGACTCGGCTTCAGCGTTTCATAGAAGACATCCTGGAGAGAGCAGAGAGGGCGGAGCTTCAGCTGGAGAACATCCACTTACACGATGATGTCACTTTCCCTCACAGACACCCGACAGGAAGCAGAGCATCAGGGTACCAG AGGAGCAACAGTGTGTCAGGAAAAGTGTCTTCACATCGGTGTGATCACAGAGCTTCTCCAGGCTACAG GTATGAGGTCAGAAGGCCACGCACGCTGTCTGTGGGGTCAGGAGGATGTGAAGGTCACTGGAGGGGCGGTGGACTCTATCATCAGCACATGTTGTGTCTGGACGGCGGTTCTGGTTCTCACTGGCTGatccagaacacacacacagactcagaTAACTGCTCGCTCTACACCACACGATCACAGGACGACA gtgatttgtgtgtgttatggtctgtgtgtgtatgttcaggTCGGGATGTCTTGGAAGAGAGAACCAGCATTGATTCACTTGTGTGTTCTGAGCGTCTCAGACTGAAAGCAGGActgttctgtgtgtttatcTATCTGGACACACACTCCCTCCTTACTGCTGcagag gtgtgtaaGGATTGGAGTAGTGTTGCACGACACCCTGCTGTCTGGACCAGAGTAACACTCGAGAATGCGCGAGTTTCTTCAAAG tttttgATGACCCTGTCTCAGTGGTGCTGTCAAACACAATCTTTTGTTCTACAAAACCTCAAACCTCGCCCCCGaaacaagaaagaaagcaaAGATGAGCATTTGAAAGCCAcaag AGGCTGTCTGGAGGCGGGTCTGGAGGCGGTGCTTAAGTCAGCAGGGCGGAGTCTCGTGGCTCTGAGCATCTCTCATTGCCCAAACGTTTTGACGGACAGGTCGCTGTGGCTCATCAGCTGTCACTGTAGATCGCTGCAGTCTCTCACGTACAG AAGCGCATCTGATCCGGCGGGCCAAGAGGTGATTTGGGCTCTGGGGGCAGGATGCAGGGACATCACCACACTGCAAGTCGCACCGCTGCAGCCCTG TTCGCAGCCCAGTCGCTTTAGTAACCGTTGCCTGCAGACGATTGGTCGATGCTGGCCGAACCTGTGCCGGGTGGGCGTGGGCGGCGCTGGATGTGGTGTTCAGGGATTGGCCTCTCTGG TGAGAAACTGTGTGAATCTGTGTGAGCTGGAGTTGAATCACATGAATGAAGTGAATCAGGACGGGGCGGCAGACATCTGCAAAGACGGACTACAACAACTACACACACTTACCCTCATCTCCACACCCGTCACCGCTAAAGCCATCCTACACTTTAAAA gtgtttgtgtgaatcTGAGGCGTATTGTTGTACAGTTGAGTATAGCCGATTATTTTGAGGACATTGAGAATGAAGAAGCTCAGCGGCTCTTTGCGGAGATCATCAGTAATATACAG aTGTTGAGAAAAAGATCAGTCCTGTCCGATGTGCTGCACATCACATCAAAGTGA
- the si:ch73-290k24.5 gene encoding F-box only protein 41 isoform X3: MSASTKLPPRCPNCGETCPSCDHTCPALCVTPRRRSEGVPASLQESDMHLDLLDALSLARPLRKIFIQRDSPSVVPTSLSPLLAEGDEGGAVTRLGVPWLGRLALEARLQQLALEVQERVSLRLETLQEEVKRRSVEVRRARRESERMDSERREAEERAARLERQVDISVEMLADLRYELREREQQLQRKQQEVCELDRYVRDTALREASAKTRLQRFIEDILERAERAELQLENIHLHDDVTFPHRHPTGSRASGYQRSNSVSGKVSSHRCDHRASPGYRYEVRRPRTLSVGSGGCEGHWRGGGLYHQHMLCLDGGSGSHWLIQNTHTDSDNCSLYTTRSQDDSRDVLEERTSIDSLVCSERLRLKAGLFCVFIYLDTHSLLTAAEVCKDWSSVARHPAVWTRVTLENARVSSKFLMTLSQWCCQTQSFVLQNLKPRPRNKKESKDEHLKATRGCLEAGLEAVLKSAGRSLVALSISHCPNVLTDRSLWLISCHCRSLQSLTYRSASDPAGQEVIWALGAGCRDITTLQVAPLQPCSQPSRFSNRCLQTIGRCWPNLCRVGVGGAGCGVQGLASLVRNCVNLCELELNHMNEVNQDGAADICKDGLQQLHTLTLISTPVTAKAILHFKSVCVNLRRIVVQLSIADYFEDIENEEAQRLFAEIISNIQMLRKRSVLSDVLHITSK; the protein is encoded by the exons ATGTCCGCCAGCACGAAGCTGCCACCCCGCTGCCCTAACTGCGGCGAGACGTGTCCATCATGTGACCACACCTGCCCGGCGCTCTGTGTGACTCCACGACGGAGATCTGAGGGGGTGCCGGCGTCATTACAGGAGAGCGACATGCACCTTGATCTCCTGGATGCCCTCAGTCTGGCCCGTCCGCTCCGAAAGATCTTCATCCAGAGAGACTCACCGTCTGTCGTCCCCACgtctctctctccgctgctggcGGAGGGGGACGAGGGTGGCGCAGTGACTCGGTTGGGTGTGCCGTGGCTGGGCCGGCTGGCACTGGAGGCTCGTCTTCAGCAGCTGGCGCTGGAGGTGCAGGAGCGGGTGTCCCTCAGACTGGAGACTCTGCAGGAGGAGGTGAAGAGGAGGAGCGTGGAGGTGAGGAGAgcgaggagagagagcgagaggatGGACAGTGAGAGACGCGAGGCAGAGGAGAGAGCGGCACGGCTGGAGCGGCAGGTGGACATCTCTGTAGAGATGCTGGCCGACCTCAGATATGAGCTGAGAGAACGAGAACAACAACTCCAGCGCAAACAACA ggaAGTGTGTGAACTGGACCGGTATGTGCGGGACACGGCGCTGCGCGAGGCGAGCGCAAAGACTCGGCTTCAGCGTTTCATAGAAGACATCCTGGAGAGAGCAGAGAGGGCGGAGCTTCAGCTGGAGAACATCCACTTACACGATGATGTCACTTTCCCTCACAGACACCCGACAGGAAGCAGAGCATCAGGGTACCAG AGGAGCAACAGTGTGTCAGGAAAAGTGTCTTCACATCGGTGTGATCACAGAGCTTCTCCAGGCTACAG GTATGAGGTCAGAAGGCCACGCACGCTGTCTGTGGGGTCAGGAGGATGTGAAGGTCACTGGAGGGGCGGTGGACTCTATCATCAGCACATGTTGTGTCTGGACGGCGGTTCTGGTTCTCACTGGCTGatccagaacacacacacagactcagaTAACTGCTCGCTCTACACCACACGATCACAGGACGACA gTCGGGATGTCTTGGAAGAGAGAACCAGCATTGATTCACTTGTGTGTTCTGAGCGTCTCAGACTGAAAGCAGGActgttctgtgtgtttatcTATCTGGACACACACTCCCTCCTTACTGCTGcagag gtgtgtaaGGATTGGAGTAGTGTTGCACGACACCCTGCTGTCTGGACCAGAGTAACACTCGAGAATGCGCGAGTTTCTTCAAAG tttttgATGACCCTGTCTCAGTGGTGCTGTCAAACACAATCTTTTGTTCTACAAAACCTCAAACCTCGCCCCCGaaacaagaaagaaagcaaAGATGAGCATTTGAAAGCCAcaag AGGCTGTCTGGAGGCGGGTCTGGAGGCGGTGCTTAAGTCAGCAGGGCGGAGTCTCGTGGCTCTGAGCATCTCTCATTGCCCAAACGTTTTGACGGACAGGTCGCTGTGGCTCATCAGCTGTCACTGTAGATCGCTGCAGTCTCTCACGTACAG AAGCGCATCTGATCCGGCGGGCCAAGAGGTGATTTGGGCTCTGGGGGCAGGATGCAGGGACATCACCACACTGCAAGTCGCACCGCTGCAGCCCTG TTCGCAGCCCAGTCGCTTTAGTAACCGTTGCCTGCAGACGATTGGTCGATGCTGGCCGAACCTGTGCCGGGTGGGCGTGGGCGGCGCTGGATGTGGTGTTCAGGGATTGGCCTCTCTGG TGAGAAACTGTGTGAATCTGTGTGAGCTGGAGTTGAATCACATGAATGAAGTGAATCAGGACGGGGCGGCAGACATCTGCAAAGACGGACTACAACAACTACACACACTTACCCTCATCTCCACACCCGTCACCGCTAAAGCCATCCTACACTTTAAAA gtgtttgtgtgaatcTGAGGCGTATTGTTGTACAGTTGAGTATAGCCGATTATTTTGAGGACATTGAGAATGAAGAAGCTCAGCGGCTCTTTGCGGAGATCATCAGTAATATACAG aTGTTGAGAAAAAGATCAGTCCTGTCCGATGTGCTGCACATCACATCAAAGTGA
- the LOC130408888 gene encoding serine/threonine-protein kinase DCLK2-like, whose protein sequence is MSLSRSIELEHFDERDKAHRSKRTSGLGGSGSQQGSRANSLVPSPAHSANCSLYRTRTLQALSSEKRAKKVRFYRNGDRYFKGLVYAVSNDRFRSVDALLAELTRSLTDNLHLPQGVRNIYSVDGSRKISSLEELVEGESYVCASNEPYRKVEYTKNVNPNWGSRLAGPGSGGVRQGAQRSSGDMRESKDFIKPKLVTVIRSGVKPRKAVRILLNRKTAHSFDQVLADITEAIKLDTGVVKRLYTLDGKQLTSLQDFFGDDDVFMACGLEKFRYAQDDAVIGHAGKGAAAAFVSECKKSRPAVPPKACEAKSPGVPRSKSPESANDAPRSQSPPVMSSMCSPKTQRSCNTSVHEASPSPPPTRDLIQEDDISPEVNGNEVQSSVITEKYKVGKVIGDGNFAVVRECVERSSGQEFALKIIDKAKCSGKEHLIANEVSILRRVRHPSIIMLIEELDTPAELYLVMELVKGGDLFDAITSSTKYTERDASAMLFNLTGALRYLHRMNIVHRDIKPENLLVCEYPDGTKSLKLGDFGLATVVEGPLHTVCGTPTYVAPEIIAETGYGLKVDIWAAGVITYILLCGFPPFRSERNQQDELFEQIMLGKLEFPAPYWDNIGVTAKDLIGKMLQVNVGARYTADEVLSHPWVQDDAAMETSTPCDTDDFVEPEITHNNTTEDTDVDHLQSNDW, encoded by the exons ATGTCGCTAAGCAGGAGCATCGAGCTCGAGCACTTTGACGAACGGGACAAAGCGCACCGCTCCAAACGGACGTCGGGGTTGGGAGGCTCGGGCTCACAGCAGGGTTCGCGGGCGAACAGTCTAGTACCGAGTCCGGCGCACAGCGCTAACTGCAGCCTCTACCGGACGCGCACGCTTCAAGCGCTCAGCTCCGAGAAACGCGCTAAGAAGGTGCGCTTTTACCGGAATGGAGACCGGTACTTCAAGGGTCTGGTGTACGCGGTGTCAAATGACCGATTCCGCTCGGTGGACGCGCTTCTGGCGGAGCTGACGCGCTCGCTCACGGATAACCTGCACCTGCCGCAAGGTGTGCGCAACATCTACAGCGTGGACGGCTCGAGGAAGATCTCTAGCCTGGAGGAGCTCGTGGAAG GTGAGAGTTACGTCTGCGCCTCTAATGAGCCCTACAGGAAGGTGGAATACACTAAAAACGTCAACCCTAACTGGGGCTCTCGTCTGGCGGGGCCGGGGTCCGGAGGCGTGCGTCAGGGGGCTCAGCGCTCCAGTGGAGACATGAGAGAGAGCAAAGACTTCATCAAACCCAAACTGGTGACGGTGATCCGCAGCGGCGTGAAGCCGCGGAAGGCCGTTCGGATTCTGCTGAACAGGAAGACGGCGCATTCCTTCGATCAGGTGCTTGCTGACATCACAGAGGCCATCAAACTGGACACGGGTGTGGTGAAGAGACTCTACACGCTGGACGGGAAACAG ttGACCAGTCTGCAGGATTTCTTCGGTGATGATGACGTGTTTATGGCCTGCGGTTTGGAGAAGTTCCGTTACGCTCAGGATGATGCTGTCATTGGTCACGCAGGAAAGGGGGCGGCGGCTGCGTTTGTTAGTG aATGTAAGAAGTCCAGACCTGCAGTCCCACCCAAGGCATGTGAAGCAAAAAGCCCTGGAGTCCCCAGATCCAAATCACCCGAATCTG CCAATGACGCACCTAGGAGTCAATCTCCACCTGTGATGTCATCAATGTGCAGCCCCAAAACTCAACGCAGTTGCAac ACCTCTGTTCATGAGGCGTCCCCCTCACCACCGCCCACCCGAGACCTCATTCAAGAAGACGACATCAGTCCAGAgg tgaATGGTAATGAGGTTCAGTCATCTGTcatcacagagaaatataaaGTTGGGAAAGTGATTGGAGATGGAAACTTTGCTGTCGTCAGAGAGTGTGTGGAGAG GTCTTCAGGACAAGAGTTTGCGCTCAAGATCATAGACAAGGCCAAATGCAGCGGCAAG GAGCACCTGATAGCCAATGAGGTGTCCATACTGCGGCGGGTTCGACACCCCAGCATCATCATGCTGATAGAAGAACTGGACACGCCCGCTGAGCTCTATCTGGTCATGGAGCTGGTTAAG GGTGGTGATTTGTTTGATGCCATCACATCGTCTACAAAATACACCGAGCGAGACGCCAGCGCCATGCTGTTCAACCTGACCGGAGCGCTCCGGTATCTACACCGAATGAACATCGTCCATCGAGACATTAAACCGGAAAATCTGCTG GTGTGTGAATATCCAGACGGCACGAAGTCTCTGAAGTTGGGTGATTTTGGTTTGGCTACGGTGGTGGAGGGACCGCTGCACACCGTCTGTGGGACGCCAACATACGTCGCTCCTGAGATTATTGCAGAGACCGG ATACGGGCTGAAGGTGGACATCTGGGCGGCCGGTGTGATCACATATATCCTGTTGTGTGGTTTTCCTCCGTTCCGCAGCGAGAGGAATCAGCAGGACGAGCTGTTTGAACAGATTATGTTGGGCAAACTGGAGTTTCCTGCACCGTACTGGGACAACATCGGCGTCACTGCTAAG GATTTGATCGGTAAGATGCTGCAGGTGAATGTTGGTGCTCGGTACACAGCTGATGAGGTGCTGTCACACCCGTGGGTCCAG